In the Oceanibaculum nanhaiense genome, TATGAGCGGATCGCGAAGCATGATTTCGTCTGCCGCCTGGCCGGCGACGATGTCCGCAGCATGTATGCCCGTCCGATTGTCGGCTGCTCCCTCTTGGACCTGATCCGCGTGCAGCATGCGCCGGACGTGATGGCGCATCACGAAGCGATCCTGGCCACGCCGGGCGTCGGCTATATGACGGGCCGCGTCTATCTGCAGAGCCTGGAGCGGTATGGCATCGGCGAACGGCTGCTGCTGCCGGCACTGGACGAGGAGGGTCGTCCCAGCTTTATCTGGGGCGCCACCAGCTATAACATCGCGGAAATGGATGACAGATCGGATGTCACGGGGCCAAACCGCCTGCTGATACCGCTCACCGCCTTCTCTGCCGAGTCTTGCTGACAGGAAAATCCCATGCCGATCCGCACCCGCCTGACCGAGCGCCTCGATCTGCGCCATCCCATCATGCTGGCGCCGATGGCGCTGGTCTCCGGCGGGGCGCTGGCATCCGCCGTCACCGGGGCCGGCGGGCTTGGCATGATCGGCGGCGGTTATGGCGACGAGGCGTGGCTTCGGCGTGAACTGGCGGCGGCCGGTAACCAGCGCGTCGGCTGCGGCTTCATCACCTGGTCGCTGGCGCAGCAACCGCATCTGCTGGATCTGGCGCTGGAGCACAGGCCGGCGGCGGTCATGCTGTCCTTCGGCGATCCGGCCCCCTTCGCGCCGAAGGTGAAGGCTGCGGGGATCCCGCTGATCTGCCAGGTGCAGACCCTTGCCCATGCACGCGAAGCGCTGGCGGCGGGCGCCGATATTCTGGT is a window encoding:
- a CDS encoding PAS domain-containing protein, translated to MAHDKRNQRVTGHGTGNGAFRIADRMPDGIDSLLQGILDYFLAHLRESDAVIRKAQIDPLAFHKALPKVWIYERIAKHDFVCRLAGDDVRSMYARPIVGCSLLDLIRVQHAPDVMAHHEAILATPGVGYMTGRVYLQSLERYGIGERLLLPALDEEGRPSFIWGATSYNIAEMDDRSDVTGPNRLLIPLTAFSAESC